The Fervidibacillus albus genome contains a region encoding:
- a CDS encoding O-acetyl-ADP-ribose deacetylase codes for MEVAIRKNRLQLTVGDITKQKVNCIVNAANGTLYGGGGVDGAIHLAAGPKLLEACKLIRKEQLKGELLPTGEAVITEGYDLPAKFVIHTVGPIWDGKEVERKKQLLANCYRNSLALAKENEIRSIAFPSISTGAYRFPIEMAAEIALNEIIQFLKREPFGNVSMTLFSERDYEVYKQTLDKLIEKDREAPSF; via the coding sequence TTGGAAGTTGCCATCCGTAAAAACCGTTTACAATTAACAGTTGGCGATATTACGAAACAAAAGGTTAATTGTATCGTTAATGCGGCGAATGGGACATTGTACGGGGGAGGGGGAGTTGACGGGGCCATTCATCTAGCGGCGGGTCCAAAATTGTTGGAAGCGTGTAAACTGATTCGAAAGGAACAATTAAAAGGAGAATTGTTACCAACAGGGGAAGCCGTCATTACAGAAGGGTACGATCTACCGGCAAAATTTGTCATTCATACTGTCGGACCGATTTGGGACGGAAAGGAAGTAGAAAGAAAGAAGCAATTACTTGCCAATTGTTATCGAAATTCCCTTGCGCTCGCTAAAGAAAACGAAATAAGAAGCATCGCCTTCCCATCCATTTCAACAGGTGCGTATCGATTCCCGATTGAAATGGCAGCAGAAATTGCCCTTAATGAGATTATCCAATTTTTAAAAAGAGAACCGTTCGGTAACGTTTCTATGACCCTTTTTTCCGAACGGGATTACGAAGTGTACAAGCAGACGTTGGATAAGCTAATTGAAAAGGATCGCGAAGCCCCTTCCTTTTGA
- a CDS encoding 5-carboxymethyl-2-hydroxymuconate Delta-isomerase, whose product MPHFILEYTDNIKEEVDIPSLLKKVNRILLTFPDLIPIGGLRSRAIELKDYVVADGTEDDAFIHATLKIGKGRTEEQRTKIADAVFTQMKEHLKDLYDRRPLAVSMEVYEFNYPTYKWNNIHHRYDERKRTKDRNE is encoded by the coding sequence ATGCCTCATTTTATTTTGGAGTATACGGACAACATTAAGGAAGAAGTGGACATCCCATCCTTGTTAAAAAAAGTGAACAGGATTTTACTCACCTTTCCCGATCTCATTCCGATTGGAGGGTTGCGGTCGAGGGCCATTGAATTAAAGGATTATGTCGTTGCCGATGGAACGGAAGATGATGCCTTTATTCACGCAACGTTAAAAATCGGAAAGGGAAGGACGGAGGAACAACGGACAAAGATTGCAGATGCTGTTTTTACTCAAATGAAGGAACATTTGAAGGATTTATACGACAGACGACCGCTCGCTGTTTCGATGGAAGTGTATGAATTTAACTATCCGACGTATAAATGGAACAATATTCATCATCGTTATGATGAAAGGAAACGGACAAAGGACCGTAACGAATAG
- a CDS encoding fumarylacetoacetate hydrolase family protein, translated as MKRGMVLYKGKVQSVFERDGHIYTEGKTMINEKDVHWLPPIEAKTIFALGLNYREHAKELTFQPPSEPLVFLKGKNSLIGHMNDTVRPKDVTYMHYECELAVIIGQRGKRIPIKDAYNYVRGYTVANDYAFRDYLENYYRPNFCAKSRDASTPIGPWLVDKEDISNPMNLTLKTYVNGVLVQEGNTSDMIFSIPEIIAYLSEFLTLQPGDIILTGTPKGALNTKVGDEVVTEIEEIGTLVNRVVDEIG; from the coding sequence ATGAAGCGAGGAATGGTTTTATATAAAGGAAAAGTTCAATCCGTTTTTGAAAGGGATGGACATATTTATACAGAAGGAAAAACGATGATAAATGAAAAGGACGTTCATTGGTTGCCACCGATCGAAGCGAAAACAATCTTTGCCCTCGGTTTAAACTATAGGGAACATGCAAAAGAATTAACGTTCCAACCGCCTAGCGAACCACTCGTTTTTCTAAAGGGGAAAAATAGTTTGATCGGGCATATGAACGATACGGTGAGACCTAAGGACGTAACATATATGCATTACGAATGTGAGTTGGCCGTTATTATCGGTCAAAGGGGAAAAAGAATTCCGATAAAAGATGCATACAATTATGTGAGAGGATATACGGTTGCCAACGATTATGCCTTTAGGGATTATTTAGAAAATTATTATCGACCGAATTTTTGTGCAAAAAGTCGAGATGCATCAACACCGATCGGACCATGGCTCGTCGACAAAGAGGATATTTCGAATCCGATGAATCTCACCTTGAAAACGTATGTGAACGGTGTCCTTGTCCAAGAAGGGAATACGTCGGATATGATTTTTTCAATTCCGGAAATCATCGCCTATTTAAGCGAATTTCTCACATTGCAACCCGGTGATATCATATTGACAGGTACGCCAAAGGGTGCTCTGAATACGAAGGTCGGTGATGAGGTTGTGACGGAAATTGAAGAAATCGGAACACTCGTCAATCGAGTTGTCGATGAAATCGGATGA
- a CDS encoding fumarylacetoacetate hydrolase family protein, with protein sequence MKRIWMKRRGKDRLEPALLNSVGESVFIDGQSLSIDAVSLDVPISGTVYNVLFNYKKAYEMFRTNMYKPPYEKPPKYPVLYMKPMNTLIAHRSSIPVPASFKELMIGPSLGLVIGKRATKVKEQDALSYIKGLIIANDVQIPHSNYYRPAIKETARDGFCPIGPWIVEHGQIENIDQLQIRVFINGRLALENNTSNLLRSARQLIASVTDFMTLTEGDVLLTGIPENAPLAKRKDIVTIEIERVGRLENELVDEAVLEGGRG encoded by the coding sequence GTGAAACGAATTTGGATGAAACGACGGGGAAAGGATCGATTGGAACCGGCTTTATTAAATTCGGTCGGTGAATCGGTGTTCATCGATGGCCAATCGTTGTCGATTGATGCTGTCTCATTGGATGTTCCAATTTCGGGTACCGTTTACAACGTTTTATTTAATTATAAAAAAGCGTATGAAATGTTCCGCACAAACATGTATAAACCACCGTATGAAAAACCACCCAAATACCCAGTGTTATATATGAAACCGATGAATACGTTGATCGCACATCGAAGTTCCATTCCTGTCCCGGCTAGTTTCAAGGAATTGATGATCGGTCCATCCCTCGGACTTGTCATCGGTAAACGAGCGACGAAAGTGAAAGAACAGGACGCTTTATCCTACATAAAAGGGTTAATCATAGCAAACGACGTACAAATCCCCCATTCGAATTATTATCGGCCGGCCATTAAAGAAACGGCCAGAGACGGTTTTTGCCCAATCGGTCCGTGGATCGTTGAACATGGTCAAATCGAGAATATCGACCAATTGCAAATCCGTGTTTTTATTAATGGGAGATTAGCTTTAGAAAATAATACGAGCAACTTGCTTCGTTCCGCTAGACAGTTAATCGCATCCGTCACCGATTTTATGACATTGACGGAAGGAGATGTGTTGTTAACCGGGATTCCTGAAAATGCACCATTGGCGAAACGAAAGGACATCGTAACGATTGAAATTGAAAGGGTAGGTCGATTGGAAAATGAACTTGTGGATGAAGCCGTATTGGAAGGGGGGAGGGGATGA
- the hpaI gene encoding 2,4-dihydroxyhept-2-ene-1,7-dioic acid aldolase encodes MKRKYIEAKERLRGSIAPLVTPFRSNYAIDLKKQSELIEFQIENGTHAISVTGTSGEPSSMTVEERITVMENAMKTIGSRVPFIPGTGSVNQDETLVLTKAAEEMGADAAMVIVPYYNKPNQQALYNHFKTVADRVDIPIIVYNIPGRTGVNLEVSTLSRLAEDCPNIIGVKESNKDFEHVNRVLLYCGRDFLLYSGIELLCYPMLAIGGAGSISATANVEPKKVAEMHNAWEEGDMETARNLHFELMKLNDVLFKDTNPSPVKVALAMMGKIEPILRPPMGLPSKEIIKEIRETLIEYGKIGKEHSNL; translated from the coding sequence TTGAAAAGAAAATATATCGAGGCGAAAGAACGTTTACGGGGATCGATTGCCCCTTTAGTAACACCATTTCGGTCGAATTATGCGATCGACTTAAAAAAACAATCTGAATTAATCGAATTTCAAATCGAAAATGGAACCCATGCGATCTCCGTTACGGGAACATCCGGAGAGCCGAGTTCCATGACGGTTGAAGAACGAATAACCGTCATGGAAAACGCAATGAAAACGATCGGTAGCAGGGTCCCTTTTATTCCTGGAACGGGCTCGGTTAATCAAGACGAAACGTTAGTGTTAACGAAAGCGGCTGAAGAAATGGGAGCCGATGCAGCTATGGTAATCGTTCCATATTATAATAAGCCGAATCAACAAGCGTTATACAACCATTTCAAAACGGTTGCAGATAGAGTCGACATTCCAATTATCGTTTACAACATTCCCGGTCGGACGGGGGTGAATTTGGAAGTTTCCACATTGTCGCGCTTAGCGGAAGATTGCCCGAACATCATTGGTGTTAAGGAATCAAATAAAGATTTTGAGCATGTCAATCGCGTACTCCTTTATTGCGGCAGAGATTTCCTTTTGTATTCGGGAATCGAACTCCTTTGTTATCCGATGTTAGCGATTGGTGGAGCCGGTTCGATTTCCGCAACGGCTAACGTGGAACCGAAAAAAGTAGCTGAGATGCATAACGCATGGGAAGAAGGGGATATGGAAACGGCACGAAATCTTCACTTCGAATTAATGAAACTGAATGACGTCTTATTTAAAGATACAAACCCTTCACCGGTAAAGGTAGCCCTTGCGATGATGGGAAAAATTGAACCCATCTTAAGGCCACCAATGGGTCTTCCTTCGAAAGAAATTATAAAAGAAATACGCGAAACATTAATTGAGTATGGGAAAATTGGTAAAGAACATTCAAATTTGTGA
- the hpaE gene encoding 5-carboxymethyl-2-hydroxymuconate semialdehyde dehydrogenase has product MKVETIEKHRTLKEQLDDVKLYIDGQFVDAESKETFENIDPFTNETLNTVAKGDKADIDRAVEAAKRAFRIWRKEKQKDRLHYMYKIGDFIEKRIDEIAEMESLDTGLPIKQTKKQVARAAQNFRFYADMVKSHLYGEAYQVDEDFMNYTVRKPIGVAGLITPWNAPFMLETWKIAPALATGNTVVLKPGEWSPLTANLLAEIIDESGLPNGVFNVVHGYGETAGASLVRHPDVQLISFTGETTTGSEIMKNGANTLKRFSMELGGKSPIIVFEDADLDRALDAAVWGVFSFNGERCTANSRLYVHENIAERFIQKLKKRVENIVVGDPLDDRTEVGPLISKAHLERVKNYIQLAKEEGCDIFSGSVPDQRFVAPTLLLNAKNPMRVVQEEIFGPVMAVLTFRTDEEVVEMANDVKYGLAAYIWTNDMKRGHKIAQRMEAGMVWINSQNVRDLRIPFGGSKYSGIGREGGHYAFDFYTETQVVHVAIGEHPIPSFGKNE; this is encoded by the coding sequence ATGAAAGTAGAAACTATTGAAAAACACCGAACATTAAAGGAACAGTTGGACGATGTCAAATTGTATATCGACGGGCAATTTGTTGATGCTGAATCAAAGGAAACGTTCGAAAATATCGATCCATTTACGAATGAAACATTGAATACCGTTGCAAAGGGTGACAAAGCCGATATTGATCGGGCGGTTGAAGCGGCGAAACGAGCCTTTCGTATTTGGAGGAAGGAAAAACAAAAGGACCGATTGCATTATATGTACAAAATCGGTGACTTCATTGAAAAACGTATTGATGAAATCGCCGAGATGGAAAGTTTAGATACGGGATTGCCGATTAAGCAAACGAAAAAACAAGTCGCAAGGGCGGCGCAAAACTTCCGCTTTTATGCAGACATGGTCAAAAGCCATTTATACGGAGAGGCGTATCAAGTTGACGAAGATTTTATGAATTATACCGTAAGAAAGCCGATCGGTGTTGCCGGACTAATTACACCATGGAACGCTCCATTTATGTTAGAAACGTGGAAAATCGCTCCCGCATTAGCTACTGGAAATACGGTTGTTTTAAAACCGGGAGAATGGTCTCCACTTACAGCTAACCTTTTAGCGGAAATCATCGATGAATCCGGTCTACCCAATGGAGTGTTTAATGTTGTTCATGGATACGGGGAAACTGCCGGTGCCTCTCTCGTTCGTCACCCGGACGTCCAACTAATTTCCTTTACCGGTGAGACAACTACTGGTTCGGAAATCATGAAAAACGGTGCAAACACGTTAAAACGATTCTCGATGGAGCTAGGAGGGAAATCCCCGATTATCGTCTTTGAAGATGCGGATCTTGATCGGGCATTGGACGCAGCTGTATGGGGCGTATTTTCCTTTAATGGAGAACGGTGTACGGCCAATTCTCGACTATACGTCCATGAGAACATTGCTGAACGATTTATACAAAAATTAAAGAAACGGGTGGAAAACATCGTCGTCGGCGACCCGTTGGATGACCGGACAGAGGTAGGTCCCCTCATTTCTAAAGCTCATTTAGAACGGGTGAAAAATTACATCCAATTAGCGAAGGAAGAAGGATGCGACATTTTTTCGGGGTCTGTCCCCGATCAACGTTTCGTAGCTCCAACGTTATTGCTTAATGCGAAAAATCCGATGCGGGTCGTTCAAGAAGAAATTTTTGGTCCGGTGATGGCGGTATTAACTTTCAGAACAGATGAAGAAGTGGTAGAGATGGCGAACGATGTAAAATACGGTCTCGCTGCCTATATATGGACGAATGATATGAAACGCGGCCATAAAATCGCACAAAGGATGGAAGCGGGGATGGTTTGGATTAATTCGCAAAACGTTAGGGATTTACGAATTCCTTTCGGTGGATCAAAGTATAGTGGAATCGGTCGGGAAGGCGGTCATTATGCCTTTGACTTTTATACGGAAACACAAGTCGTTCACGTAGCAATCGGAGAACATCCAATTCCTTCATTTGGAAAGAACGAATAG
- the hpaD gene encoding 3,4-dihydroxyphenylacetate 2,3-dioxygenase — MNVNIIRAARAVLHVTDLEKSKAFYEALGFIETEADEHAVYYRGLEEHVHHSLVLKKKEQPAVECISFKVMSEEDLHSLAERYEREEKTVRWIEKGEEKAIGKAFRVQDISGMPIEFFAEMETQERLLQRYDLYKGAKVQRIDHFNCQVSDVKNTARFFQQTLRFKCSEYTIDDAENLWAIWLHRKPNVHDIAVMNGKGPRLHHIGFWVKDAMNIIDACDILASLGYGNKIERGPGRHGLSNAFFLYLRDPDGHRIELYNGDYLTSDPDFKPIRWHLNDPMRQTFWGHAAPDSWFEEASEVLHVHTGEKMPLREPKLKQKKPEFMI; from the coding sequence TTGAACGTGAATATTATTCGGGCGGCAAGAGCGGTGTTACACGTAACAGATTTGGAAAAATCGAAGGCGTTTTATGAAGCCCTTGGTTTTATCGAAACGGAAGCTGACGAACATGCCGTATATTATCGAGGTTTGGAAGAACATGTACACCATAGTCTCGTGTTAAAAAAGAAAGAACAACCGGCTGTTGAATGTATTAGTTTTAAAGTAATGAGTGAAGAAGACTTACATTCGCTTGCTGAACGATACGAACGGGAAGAAAAAACGGTCCGATGGATTGAAAAAGGAGAAGAAAAGGCGATCGGGAAGGCATTTCGGGTACAAGATATTTCAGGTATGCCGATTGAATTTTTTGCCGAAATGGAGACGCAAGAACGGTTGTTACAACGGTACGACTTATATAAAGGGGCAAAAGTGCAACGGATCGACCATTTCAATTGCCAAGTGTCTGATGTGAAAAATACGGCACGTTTTTTTCAACAAACCCTTCGTTTCAAATGTTCCGAATATACGATTGACGATGCGGAAAATCTTTGGGCGATTTGGTTACATCGAAAACCGAACGTCCACGATATCGCCGTCATGAACGGAAAAGGGCCTCGTTTACATCATATCGGGTTTTGGGTAAAAGATGCGATGAATATTATCGATGCTTGCGATATTTTAGCTTCGTTAGGATACGGGAACAAAATTGAGCGTGGCCCCGGTCGTCACGGCTTGTCCAATGCCTTTTTCCTTTATTTACGTGATCCGGACGGCCATCGAATCGAACTGTATAACGGCGATTATTTAACGAGTGATCCGGATTTCAAGCCAATTCGATGGCATCTAAATGATCCGATGCGCCAAACGTTTTGGGGACATGCCGCACCCGATAGTTGGTTTGAAGAAGCATCCGAAGTGTTACATGTCCATACGGGCGAGAAAATGCCGTTACGGGAACCGAAGCTGAAACAAAAAAAGCCGGAATTTATGATTTAA
- a CDS encoding flavin reductase family protein, whose translation MDDKQFRQAMGKFATGVTVITTTDGKQIHGMTANAFMSVSLDPMLVVVSVNNRAQMFEMIQRTKTYAISILSEKQANISMHFAKQRELPSVEFEQLNGLPVIKNALAFVTCELANAYEAGDHTLFLGRVTAIQINDQKEKPLTYFAGEYGTIFPFEQK comes from the coding sequence TTGGATGACAAACAATTTCGGCAAGCGATGGGCAAATTTGCCACAGGTGTGACCGTCATTACAACGACGGATGGAAAACAAATCCACGGCATGACAGCGAATGCATTTATGTCTGTTTCGCTAGATCCGATGCTCGTCGTCGTCTCCGTGAACAATCGGGCACAAATGTTTGAAATGATACAACGGACCAAAACGTATGCCATTAGTATTTTAAGTGAAAAACAGGCGAATATTTCGATGCATTTTGCAAAACAAAGGGAATTGCCGAGTGTCGAATTCGAACAATTAAACGGTTTGCCGGTTATTAAAAATGCGTTAGCTTTCGTCACATGTGAATTGGCCAATGCATATGAGGCGGGGGATCATACGTTATTTCTCGGTCGCGTTACAGCTATTCAAATTAATGATCAAAAGGAAAAACCACTGACGTATTTCGCTGGAGAATACGGCACGATTTTCCCATTCGAACAAAAATAA
- the hpaB gene encoding 4-hydroxyphenylacetate 3-monooxygenase, oxygenase component yields MPAKTGAEYIKRLKIANNNVYVNGERVDDVTKHPAFKNVIHSMAKLYDRQFEKEEKMLYESPTSGEKVGKTFMVPTTIDELIERREAIMEWQSITHGFMGRSPDYLNADVMMMGPAASFFSEGDPKFAENAKNYAEYARENDLSLTHTLIHPQVNRAKGVSEQRDANVALHFVKETEEGIIVDGIRLLATQGAITDELLVFPSTVKKSSEKDDPYALAFAIPNNTRGLKFLCREPFYKGENSFDYPLSSQFEEGDAIVSFENVLVPWDRVFIFQNSSLCNRYFRETNAVVHMAHQVVAKDVAKTEFLLGVVLLLMESIGIDRFQHVQEKGTEIKLVLETMKSHLYRAEHHAKIDRWGVMTPDYEALDAARNWYPRMYPRLAEIVRILGASGLMGIPTYADFTNGEIGPILHRALQGKQIDGFERVQLFRLAWDLTMSAFGSRQTHYEYYFFGDPVRMGMAYFENFDKEPYKKRVKDYLKELNHRKPDFIHS; encoded by the coding sequence TTGCCAGCAAAAACAGGAGCCGAGTATATAAAGCGTTTAAAAATCGCCAATAACAATGTGTACGTGAACGGAGAACGAGTCGATGATGTAACAAAACATCCAGCATTTAAAAACGTCATTCACTCGATGGCAAAGTTGTACGATCGTCAGTTTGAAAAGGAAGAGAAAATGTTGTATGAATCACCGACGTCGGGGGAAAAAGTCGGTAAAACTTTTATGGTACCGACAACGATCGATGAACTAATCGAACGGAGGGAAGCGATCATGGAATGGCAAAGCATTACCCACGGTTTCATGGGACGCTCCCCCGATTATTTAAATGCTGACGTGATGATGATGGGGCCTGCCGCATCCTTTTTTTCCGAAGGCGATCCGAAGTTTGCGGAAAATGCGAAAAACTATGCGGAATATGCAAGGGAAAATGATTTAAGTTTAACCCACACGTTAATTCATCCGCAAGTGAATCGGGCAAAGGGAGTATCGGAACAACGGGATGCAAACGTAGCATTACATTTTGTAAAAGAAACGGAAGAAGGAATCATTGTAGACGGAATTCGATTATTGGCAACCCAAGGGGCAATTACCGACGAATTGCTCGTCTTTCCATCAACCGTAAAAAAATCAAGCGAAAAAGATGATCCGTACGCCCTCGCCTTTGCCATTCCGAATAATACTCGCGGTTTGAAATTTTTATGTCGAGAACCGTTTTACAAAGGGGAAAATTCTTTCGATTATCCGTTAAGTTCCCAATTTGAAGAGGGGGATGCAATCGTATCCTTCGAAAACGTACTCGTACCTTGGGACCGAGTATTTATTTTCCAAAATTCATCCCTATGTAATCGATATTTTCGGGAAACAAATGCCGTCGTTCATATGGCCCACCAAGTCGTTGCAAAGGACGTTGCCAAAACGGAGTTCCTTTTAGGGGTCGTACTTTTATTAATGGAATCGATTGGAATTGATCGTTTCCAACATGTTCAAGAGAAAGGAACGGAAATCAAACTCGTTTTAGAAACGATGAAATCCCATCTTTATCGGGCCGAACATCATGCGAAAATCGATCGATGGGGCGTGATGACACCGGATTATGAAGCTTTAGATGCAGCGCGAAATTGGTATCCACGAATGTATCCCCGACTGGCGGAAATTGTTCGAATTTTAGGAGCTTCCGGGCTAATGGGAATTCCGACATATGCCGATTTTACGAACGGAGAAATCGGTCCAATCCTCCATCGCGCTTTGCAAGGGAAACAGATCGACGGTTTTGAGCGGGTTCAATTGTTCCGCCTCGCTTGGGATTTGACGATGAGCGCATTCGGAAGCCGGCAAACCCATTACGAATATTACTTCTTCGGGGATCCCGTCCGAATGGGTATGGCGTATTTCGAAAACTTTGATAAAGAACCGTATAAAAAAAGAGTAAAAGATTATCTCAAAGAATTAAATCATCGAAAACCCGATTTCATCCATTCGTAA
- a CDS encoding LysR family transcriptional regulator: MDLRQLRYFLTIAKEGQITKAAKVLHMAQPPLSQSLKLLEEELGVVLFERNGRKMEMTKAGKILYTRMQSIFAELEETIAEVRDTELGVKGTLAIGCAKTCFSYLPERLKQFHETYPNVSFELREGDTYMLSEQLKNKEIDIAFVRLPLRMDSFSSIPLPDERYVAVVPGSWGDDWKNESISLEELARLPLMLLHRIQGFGQFEVILEAFRERGYEPNIICECPDVDMLLGLVSEGLGVSIVPESTFLKPFYRNVTILSISDATIMSKASIIWLKGRYLPQSARNFLSLFSSSFE; the protein is encoded by the coding sequence ATGGATTTAAGGCAATTGCGTTACTTCCTTACCATAGCGAAGGAAGGACAAATTACGAAAGCGGCGAAAGTGTTACACATGGCCCAACCTCCCCTCAGCCAAAGTTTAAAATTACTCGAAGAAGAACTCGGTGTCGTTTTATTTGAACGAAACGGTCGGAAAATGGAGATGACGAAAGCCGGAAAAATTTTATATACCCGCATGCAATCAATCTTCGCTGAATTGGAGGAAACGATTGCAGAAGTGAGAGATACGGAATTGGGCGTGAAAGGAACGCTTGCGATCGGTTGTGCGAAAACTTGTTTTTCCTACTTACCGGAACGATTGAAACAATTTCACGAAACGTATCCGAATGTTTCCTTTGAATTGCGGGAAGGTGACACGTACATGTTATCGGAACAGTTAAAAAATAAGGAGATAGATATCGCCTTCGTTCGCCTTCCCCTTCGAATGGATTCCTTTTCATCGATTCCTTTACCCGATGAACGATACGTAGCCGTAGTTCCAGGATCTTGGGGTGACGATTGGAAAAACGAATCTATTTCTTTAGAAGAGCTCGCGCGTCTCCCCCTAATGCTCCTTCACCGTATTCAAGGTTTCGGGCAATTTGAGGTCATTTTAGAGGCGTTTCGAGAACGGGGATATGAACCGAACATTATTTGCGAATGCCCCGATGTGGATATGTTACTCGGCCTCGTTAGTGAAGGTTTAGGTGTAAGTATCGTTCCGGAATCGACGTTTTTAAAGCCCTTTTACCGAAATGTGACCATTTTATCGATCAGCGATGCGACCATTATGTCTAAGGCTTCTATCATTTGGTTAAAAGGACGATATCTTCCACAGAGCGCACGAAATTTTCTCAGCTTATTTTCCTCCTCCTTCGAATGA
- a CDS encoding sodium/proline symporter: MNTTITTVFILYFVLIIGVGYLTSRQKLSHADFILGGKKLPGWALAFSERATGESSWLLLGFTGFVFTTGLSGIWVAAGVAIGIIFAWLFLAKTFMKEAEHFGVLTLPDYLATRFGEKANMIRWVSTILIASFFMFYVGAQFAGAGKLFLTSFHLNETTGIVLTTLIVIAIAFFGGFISVVWTDMIQSVMMLVTLVVLPIIAFIHIFQSDISLSSALVEAGDTFPLWFGGTTGFALGVLFFNHFSWFFGYLGGQPQLSSRFMALKNEQEANQGIAIGIIWTIFAYIGAFLIGLAGIAMYHQKDFSDVETILPTMVIDLFPSWIAGVLLAGIMAAIITTANSQLMVVTSSISEDIIHKTLKVKLTDKQLLTISRLTVVISGIVGMIIALTSESLIYLIVSWAWAGVGCTLSPAILMTFFWKRYSSTGVLATIISGFFFTLLWINTSLDGMITSRFSTFFIAALFGIVFSLLFPDRQNSEIETPTNGS, translated from the coding sequence ATGAATACGACGATTACTACGGTGTTTATTTTGTATTTTGTCCTCATCATCGGGGTCGGTTATTTGACGAGCCGTCAAAAGTTAAGCCATGCAGATTTTATTCTAGGGGGAAAAAAACTTCCCGGGTGGGCCCTCGCCTTTTCCGAACGGGCAACAGGTGAGTCGTCTTGGTTATTGCTCGGTTTTACCGGATTCGTATTTACGACCGGTTTGTCCGGAATTTGGGTAGCCGCAGGGGTGGCAATCGGAATTATTTTTGCATGGCTTTTTTTAGCAAAAACATTTATGAAGGAAGCTGAACATTTTGGGGTATTGACGCTACCGGATTATTTAGCGACGAGGTTCGGGGAGAAGGCAAATATGATTCGGTGGGTTTCTACGATTTTGATCGCAAGCTTTTTCATGTTTTATGTCGGTGCCCAATTTGCCGGTGCGGGAAAATTGTTTCTCACGTCCTTTCATTTGAATGAAACGACGGGAATTGTTTTGACGACGCTTATCGTTATTGCAATCGCTTTTTTCGGCGGTTTTATTTCCGTCGTTTGGACAGATATGATCCAAAGTGTAATGATGCTTGTGACATTGGTCGTTTTGCCGATTATCGCTTTCATTCATATTTTCCAATCGGATATTTCCCTTTCATCCGCCTTGGTAGAAGCAGGAGATACGTTCCCGCTTTGGTTCGGAGGAACGACAGGTTTTGCCCTCGGCGTTCTATTTTTCAATCATTTTTCTTGGTTTTTTGGCTATTTAGGTGGCCAACCTCAACTCAGTTCCCGATTTATGGCATTGAAAAACGAACAGGAAGCAAACCAAGGGATTGCGATTGGAATTATTTGGACGATTTTCGCTTATATCGGTGCATTTCTCATCGGGTTGGCAGGGATTGCAATGTATCATCAAAAGGATTTTTCCGACGTAGAAACGATTTTACCGACAATGGTCATCGATCTATTTCCTTCTTGGATCGCTGGCGTTTTACTGGCCGGGATTATGGCAGCGATTATTACGACAGCCAATTCCCAATTAATGGTCGTTACGAGTTCGATTAGTGAAGATATCATTCATAAAACGTTAAAGGTGAAACTGACGGATAAACAATTGCTTACGATTTCGAGATTGACCGTCGTCATCTCCGGGATCGTTGGGATGATTATCGCCCTTACTTCCGAATCGCTCATTTATTTAATCGTTAGCTGGGCATGGGCTGGTGTCGGTTGTACGTTGTCGCCTGCCATTTTAATGACGTTTTTTTGGAAACGGTATTCAAGTACAGGGGTTTTGGCGACGATTATATCCGGATTTTTCTTTACCCTTTTATGGATTAATACGTCCCTTGACGGAATGATTACTTCTCGATTTTCGACGTTCTTTATTGCAGCCTTGTTTGGAATCGTCTTTAGCCTTCTTTTTCCAGACAGACAAAACTCGGAAATCGAAACACCAACGAATGGGTCGTAA